One Pueribacillus theae genomic window, CTTCCTGGATTAAAGGCATTATGGAGGCTCGAGTTACTCCTAAAAGGACCGGCTCAGTTGGGGACCAAATATTTCGAAAGTGGAAAATACTCAGGCTTCAAGAGTGAAAAAAACATGATCGTGACCGAGCTTGTTCAGGATCAATTGTTGACGATGGAGACAGTTCCTGATGAAAAACAATCGTTTCGCGAAAGCTATCGTATTGAGCCGATCTCGGATCAATCTTGCCGTGTTCATTTCTCCATTCAAGTTGACAACGTTCCGAAGGTAGCTGAATTTTTCATGCGTCAATCGATGAAGAAAGAGCAGCCGCAAACAGCTGC contains:
- a CDS encoding SRPBCC family protein, with amino-acid sequence MIVTELVQDQLLTMETVPDEKQSFRESYRIEPISDQSCRVHFSIQVDNVPKVAEFFMRQSMKKEQPQTAAGLKAVLKG